In one Oryza glaberrima chromosome 2, OglaRS2, whole genome shotgun sequence genomic region, the following are encoded:
- the LOC127762240 gene encoding uncharacterized protein LOC127762240, translating to MTTILRGVIRNFSLKKWEGERKREVGSRWRCLVGVLNQRQKRQRDPRRQATALWVGWGRLPPPLPLVFPKSREVGQNPSQTSPQIPHPTYAYGLESMNHNGDVPSSRCPKHPSQPPFTGFCSACLLERLSTAPARCFPSPSPVAAAAEISTEIPQPRVRTTLLYLFQLDDDQEDQGQQVRVDQEDEQGRQLQRKRSLRQSCEWIVCCDATADSRQSWDGSADAPPPNSNPIIRARGFVTRPAQMLRRSLSESWRHARSRPAVPTNAASVSSAGMDSEISLGGDSSSIHAAAAAPRQSSLFKRLYRLGRSRSVHCSSPQIRSLDTGTLRFHLTPLTRNSSTSTRLSIANKIQGRRLNLFDFFANQRQQL from the coding sequence ATGACCACTATacttcggggggtaattcgtaatttttccttaaaaaaatgggagggagaaagaaaaagagaggtgGGGTCCAGGTGGCGGTGTCTTGTAGGAGTACTCAATCAAAGGCAGAAAAGACAAAGAGACCCACGAAGGCAGGCAACGGCTCTCTGGGTGGGGTggggtcgtcttcctcctcctcttcctctagTCTTCCCCAAATCAAGAGAAGTTGGTCAAAACCCTAGTCAAACCTCACCGCAGATCCCCCACCCTACCTACGCCTACGGCTTGGAGTCGATGAATCACAATGGCGATGTGCCGTCGAGCCGGTGCCCGAAGCACCCGTCGCAGCCCCCCTTCACGGGATTCTGCTCCGCCTGCCTGCTCGAGAGGCTCTCCACTGCGCCTGCGCGCTGCTTCCCCTCCCCGTCCCCAGTAGCCGCAGCCGCAGAGATCTCCACCGAAATCCCTCAGCCCAGGGTTCGGACTACGCTCCTCTACCTCTTCCAGCTCGACGACGACCAGGAAGACCAAGGGCAGCAAGTCCGGGTGGACCAGGAAGACGAGCAAGGTCGCCAGCTGCAGCGCAAGCGCTCCCTCCGTCAATCCTGCGAGTGGATCGTCTGCTGCGACGCCACTGCCGACTCCCGCCAGTCATGGGACGGCTCAGCCGATGCCCCCCCGCCCAATTCCAACCCCATCATCAGGGCCAGGGGCTTCGTCACCAGGCCTGCCCAGATGCTCAGGAGATCCCTATCCGAGTCTTGGAGGCACGCCCGCTCTCGCCCCGCCGTCCCAACCAACGCCGCCTCCGTCTCTTCTGCCGGAATGGACTCCGAGATATCCTTGGGGGGGGATTCTTCTTCTatccatgctgctgctgctgccccacGTCAGTCCTCTTTGTTCAAGAGACTCTACCGCCTCGGCCGCAGTCGCAGTGTTCACTGCTCCTCGCCTCAGATTAGGAGCCTCGATACAGGCACGCTCCGATTCCATCTCACTCCTCTCACAAGAaacagcagcaccagcaccaggcTGAGCATTGCAAACAAGATCCAAGGGAGGCGCCTCAACCTCTTCGACTTCTTTGCTAACCAAAGACAACAACTATAG
- the LOC127764651 gene encoding transcriptional regulator SUPERMAN-like, with product MNNSSGSSRREEAWRQQQLILQAKKARSYPCGFCRREFRSAQALGGHMNVHRRDRARLRLTHQPDAALIASPSTKSTPPLLPNLNYPPPPPHDGASSSSPPHLPRPPADADADADAGLDLELRLAFC from the coding sequence atgaaTAACAGCAGCGGCAGTAGTAGGAGGGAGGAGGCAtggaggcagcagcagctgatcCTGCAGGCGAAGAAGGCGAGGTCGTACCCTTGCGGCTTCTGCAGGAGGGAGTTCCGGTCGGCGCAGGCCCTCGGCGGCCACATGAACGTCCATCGGAGGGACAGAGCCAGGCTCAGGCTCACCCATCAGCCTGATGCAGCTCTGATCGCCTCCCCCTCCACCAAGTCGACGCCGCCTCTTCTTCCCAACCTCAActaccctcctcctcctccacacgaCGGTGCCAGCAGCAGCTCACCACCGCACTTGCCCCGCCCTCCAgctgacgccgacgccgacgccgacgccggtcTCGACCTTGAGCTTAGGCTCGCCttctgctaa
- the LOC127763412 gene encoding amino acid transporter AVT1C-like isoform X1 → MRSHEMNNSSSRYASEEERGSNSFLIESEEEDEEAHPHSSILLKDADSDSDSDSDDSSCATPRPSSYATHQWPQSYRQSIDIYSSVQSPNLSFLGTPTLSRLSNSFLTNSFRGKTPEILSNLVKPLLRPSSSSDDQQQQQQHDDDTRKSSQYLLPSRKPSLQQIPEDQKPLVPAHEVPAYQQCSYTQAVMNGINVLCGVGILSTPYAIKQGGWLGLVILCLFAVLAWYTGVLLRRCLDSKEGLETYPDIGHAAFGTTGRIAISIILYVELYACCIEYLILESDNLSKLFPNAHLTIGSMTLNSHVFFAILTTLIVMPTTWLRDLSCLSYLSAGGVIASILVVVCLCWVGVVDHVGFENKGTALNLPGIPIAIGLYGYCYSGHGVFPNIYSSLKNRNQFPSILFTCIGLSSILFAGAAVMGYKMFGESTESQFTLNLPENLVVSKVAVWTTVANPITKYALTITPLAMSLEELLPPNQQKYANIIMLRSSLVVSTLLIALSVPFFALTGLVMALVGSLLTMLVTYILPCACFLAILKRKVTWHQIAACSFIIVVGVCCACVGTYSSLSKIIHNYT, encoded by the exons atgagatCCCACGAGATGAACAACTCTTCTTCTCGTTATGCGTCAGAGGAGGAGCGCGGCAGCAACAGCTTCCTCATcgagagcgaggaggaggacgaggaagcCCACCCCCACTCCTCCATCCTCCTCAAGGAtgccgactccgactccgactccgactccgacgacTCCTCCTGCGCTACCCCGCGCCCAAGCTCCTACGCCACCCACCAATGGCCGCAAAGCTACAG GCAATCAATCGACATTTATAGTAGCGTGCAGTCTCCCAACCTGAGCTTTTTGGGAACTCCAACTCTAAGCAGGCTCTCCAACTCATTCCTCACCAACTCTTTTCGTGGCAAAACCCCTGAAATTCTCTCTAATCTTGTCAAGCCACTTCTACGCCCATCATCTTCAAGCGacgaccagcagcagcagcagcagcatgacgATGATACCCGTAAGAGTTCCCAGTACCTGCTTCCCTCAAGAAAACCGTCTTTGCAACAGATCCCGGAGGATCAAAAACCATTGGTGCCGGCTCATGAGGTGCCGGCTTATCAACAATGCTCCTACACCCAGGCAGTGATGAATG GAATAAATGTTCTGTGTGGTGTGGGGATCCTATCGACTCCATATGCCATTAAACAGGGAGGCTGGCTTGGACTGGTGATACTTTGCTTATTTGCTGTGCTCGCTTGGTACACCGGAGTGCTCCTTCGACGTTGTCTGGACAGCAAGGAGGGTCTTGAGACATACCCTGATATTGGTCATGCCGCCTTTGGCACCACTGGACGTATAGCAATCTCG ATAATCCTGTACGTCGAACTGTAT GCCTGTTGCATTGAGTATTTGATATTGGAGAGCGACAATTTGTCAAAGTTATTCCCCAATGCACATCTAACCATTGGGAGCATGACACTAAACTCTCATGTGTTCTTCGCAATCTTGACCACCCTCATAGTCATGCCAACCACTTGGCTCCGCGACCTTAGCTGTCTGAGTTATCTTTCAG CTGGGGGTGTCATTGCATCAATCCTTGTAGTTGTCTGCCTATGCTGGGTTGGGGTTGTTGACCATGTTGGTTTTGAGAACAAAGGGACTGCACTGAATCTCCCAGGAATTCCCATCGCAATTGGACTGTATGGTTATTGCTACTCAGGACATGGTGTGTTCCCGAACATCTATTCTTCTCTGAAGAATCGCAACCAGTTTCCTTCTATTCTTTTCACTTG TATTGGGTTGTCCTCAATTTTGTTTGCCGGTGCTGCTGTGATGGGATATAAGATGTTTGGTGAGTCCACTGAATCTCAGTTCACGCTGAACTTACCAGAGAATTTGGTGGTTTCAAAGGTTGCTGTCTGGACCACG GTGGCGAATCCAATAACCAAATAT GCATTGACCATAACCCCATTGGCTATGAGTTTGGAAGAATTGCTGCCTCCAAATCAGCAGAAGTATGCGAACATAATCATGCTTAGATCCTCCCTGGTGGTCTCAACCCTCCTCATTGCTCTATCTGTCCCCTTCTTTG CTTTGACAGGGCTAGTTATGGCGTTGGTTGGTTCTTTACTCACCATGCTTGTG ACCTACATCCTTCCATGCGCCTGTTTCTTGGCCATCCTTAAGAGAAAAGTGACTTGGCATCAG ATTGCAGCTTGCTCATTCATCATCGTGGTAGGGGTTTGCTGCGCTTGCGTGGGGACATACTCATCCCTCTCCAAGATTATCCATAACTACACCTGA
- the LOC127763412 gene encoding amino acid transporter AVT1C-like isoform X2: protein MRSHEMNNSSSRYASEEERGSNSFLIESEEEDEEAHPHSSILLKDADSDSDSDSDDSSCATPRPSSYATHQWPQSYRQSIDIYSSVQSPNLSFLGTPTLSRLSNSFLTNSFRGKTPEILSNLVKPLLRPSSSSDDQQQQQQHDDDTRKSSQYLLPSRKPSLQQIPEDQKPLVPAHEVPAYQQCSYTQAVMNGINVLCGVGILSTPYAIKQGGWLGLVILCLFAVLAWYTGVLLRRCLDSKEGLETYPDIGHAAFGTTGRIAISIILYVELYACCIEYLILESDNLSKLFPNAHLTIGSMTLNSHVFFAILTTLIVMPTTWLRDLSCLSYLSAGGVIASILVVVCLCWVGVVDHVGFENKGTALNLPGIPIAIGLYGYCYSGHGVFPNIYSSLKNRNQFPSILFTCIGLSSILFAGAAVMGYKMFGESTESQFTLNLPENLVVSKVAVWTTVANPITKYALTITPLAMSLEELLPPNQQKYANIIMLRSSLVVSTLLIALSVPFFGLVMALVGSLLTMLVTYILPCACFLAILKRKVTWHQIAACSFIIVVGVCCACVGTYSSLSKIIHNYT from the exons atgagatCCCACGAGATGAACAACTCTTCTTCTCGTTATGCGTCAGAGGAGGAGCGCGGCAGCAACAGCTTCCTCATcgagagcgaggaggaggacgaggaagcCCACCCCCACTCCTCCATCCTCCTCAAGGAtgccgactccgactccgactccgactccgacgacTCCTCCTGCGCTACCCCGCGCCCAAGCTCCTACGCCACCCACCAATGGCCGCAAAGCTACAG GCAATCAATCGACATTTATAGTAGCGTGCAGTCTCCCAACCTGAGCTTTTTGGGAACTCCAACTCTAAGCAGGCTCTCCAACTCATTCCTCACCAACTCTTTTCGTGGCAAAACCCCTGAAATTCTCTCTAATCTTGTCAAGCCACTTCTACGCCCATCATCTTCAAGCGacgaccagcagcagcagcagcagcatgacgATGATACCCGTAAGAGTTCCCAGTACCTGCTTCCCTCAAGAAAACCGTCTTTGCAACAGATCCCGGAGGATCAAAAACCATTGGTGCCGGCTCATGAGGTGCCGGCTTATCAACAATGCTCCTACACCCAGGCAGTGATGAATG GAATAAATGTTCTGTGTGGTGTGGGGATCCTATCGACTCCATATGCCATTAAACAGGGAGGCTGGCTTGGACTGGTGATACTTTGCTTATTTGCTGTGCTCGCTTGGTACACCGGAGTGCTCCTTCGACGTTGTCTGGACAGCAAGGAGGGTCTTGAGACATACCCTGATATTGGTCATGCCGCCTTTGGCACCACTGGACGTATAGCAATCTCG ATAATCCTGTACGTCGAACTGTAT GCCTGTTGCATTGAGTATTTGATATTGGAGAGCGACAATTTGTCAAAGTTATTCCCCAATGCACATCTAACCATTGGGAGCATGACACTAAACTCTCATGTGTTCTTCGCAATCTTGACCACCCTCATAGTCATGCCAACCACTTGGCTCCGCGACCTTAGCTGTCTGAGTTATCTTTCAG CTGGGGGTGTCATTGCATCAATCCTTGTAGTTGTCTGCCTATGCTGGGTTGGGGTTGTTGACCATGTTGGTTTTGAGAACAAAGGGACTGCACTGAATCTCCCAGGAATTCCCATCGCAATTGGACTGTATGGTTATTGCTACTCAGGACATGGTGTGTTCCCGAACATCTATTCTTCTCTGAAGAATCGCAACCAGTTTCCTTCTATTCTTTTCACTTG TATTGGGTTGTCCTCAATTTTGTTTGCCGGTGCTGCTGTGATGGGATATAAGATGTTTGGTGAGTCCACTGAATCTCAGTTCACGCTGAACTTACCAGAGAATTTGGTGGTTTCAAAGGTTGCTGTCTGGACCACG GTGGCGAATCCAATAACCAAATAT GCATTGACCATAACCCCATTGGCTATGAGTTTGGAAGAATTGCTGCCTCCAAATCAGCAGAAGTATGCGAACATAATCATGCTTAGATCCTCCCTGGTGGTCTCAACCCTCCTCATTGCTCTATCTGTCCCCTTCTTTG GGCTAGTTATGGCGTTGGTTGGTTCTTTACTCACCATGCTTGTG ACCTACATCCTTCCATGCGCCTGTTTCTTGGCCATCCTTAAGAGAAAAGTGACTTGGCATCAG ATTGCAGCTTGCTCATTCATCATCGTGGTAGGGGTTTGCTGCGCTTGCGTGGGGACATACTCATCCCTCTCCAAGATTATCCATAACTACACCTGA
- the LOC127764599 gene encoding translation initiation factor IF3-1, mitochondrial, whose product MMMALRRAVGIGSAAALRSAAYLRRASPSPARPHPLVPPPPAARTFAAPPQVMKRSTKDDDDDGPRINNDITSPFVRLVTDQGHSVVPRHEALQLAARMDLDLVEVHRKSDPPVCKIMDFHKEKYKKDVKEKERLKTKSAIVLRGGENKEVRFKGKTELKDLKVKADGITRLMERGYRVKCMAMPSGNEEEDLGGPLSRLLGLIQDVCIVESGPHLDSKHAYVIVRHVKFATKKAGKKASKAIEDVGKGARKNASELSTVTADSGDETTDCGNGAISDQMDNAPAYVSNEFSMQKDAHDRGSRRELSWSKSNPGNYGENMQNVDAGAHRISSSQRAAQTSEGGFGSNNVKSGMEKQEKANEDVVPAETNRYASRRQQIRGDNQGLSQDRSPQGHRRNENEVRYPVNDYQRPLQQNNRQSPRFNDGRLPQEPRRNERGGHIPLNNKQGQFQQMNHPAESAGNGAGYPTPTAKSFGVFSTRKPATSELGKTNGASRTANSDVPKSYGIFSSPRRESGDKSS is encoded by the exons ATGATGATGGctctccgccgcgccgtcggaattggctccgccgccgccctccgctcTGCCGCCTAcctccgccgcgcctccccctcgccggcgcggccccATCCCCTCGTCcctccaccgcctgccgcccGAACCTTCGCCGCCCCGCCCCAG GTGATGAAGAGGAGCaccaaggacgacgacgacgatggccctCGGATCAACAACGACATCACCTCTCCCTTTGTTCGACTCGTCACTGACCAAG GCCATAGTGTTGTCCCCAGGCACGAAGCTCTTCAGCTTGCGGCCAGGATGGACTTGGACTTGGTCGAG GTCCACAGAAAATCAGACCCTCCTGTCTGTAAAATCATGGATTTTCACAAAGAGAAGTATAAGAAAGACGTTAAGGAGAAAGAACGCCTAAAAACTAAG TCTGCTATTGTCTTACGCGGTGGGGAGAACAAAGAAGTGCGGTTTAAGGGTAAAACA GAACTAAAAGACTTGAAGGTGAAAGCAGATGGAATCACCAGATTAATGGAGCGAGGTTACAGGGTGAAG TGCATGGCGATGCCCTCAGGTAATGAAGAAGAAGATTTAGGAGGGCCACTATCTCGGTTGTTAGGACTT ATACAAGATGTCTGCATAGTGGAAAGTGGCCCACATTTGGACTCGAAGCATGCATACGTTATTGTTAGGCATGTGAAGTTTGCAACAAAGAAAGCTGGAAAGAAAGCTAGCAAGGCCATAGAAGATGTAGGCAAAGGTGCCCGCAAGAATGCCTCTGAATTGTCAACTGTTACTGCCGATAGTGGAGATGAGACAACTGATTGTGGAAATGGGGCCATCTCAGATCAAATGGACAACGCTCCTGCTTACGTCTCCAATGAATTTTCCATGCAGAAAGATGCACATGATAGAGGCTCTAGAAGggagttgagttggtcgaaatCGAACCCGGGCAACTACGGTGAAAACATGCAAAATGTTGATGCTGGGGCACACAGAATTAGCTCTAGTCAGCGGGCAGCACAAACCTCAGAGGGTGGGTTTGGTTCCAATAATGTAAAATCTGGTATGGAAAAGCAAGAAAAGGCTAATGAAGATGTGGTACCTGCAGAAACCAACAGATACGCCAGCCGAAGACAGCAGATAAGAGGAGATAACCAGGGTTTGAGCCAAGATAGATCCCCGCAAGGTCATAGAAGGAATGAAAATGAAGTTCGCTATCCGGTCAATGACTACCAAAGACCTCTGCAGCAGAACAACCGACAATCACCAAGGTTCAACGATGGTAGATTACCACAAGAACCAAGAAGAAATGAAAGGGGAGGCCATATTCCGTTGAATAACAAACAAGGCCAATTTCAGCAAATGAATCATCCTGCTGAATCAGCGGGTAATGGTGCAGGCTATCCTACTCCAACGGCCAAGAGTTTTGGAGTTTTCAGTACCAGAAAACCTGCCACGTCTGAGTTGGGGAAAACAAATGGTGCTAGTAGGACTGCTAATTCTGATGTACCTAAAAGCTATGGAATCTTTAGTTCTCCTAGAAGGGAATCTGGTGATAAAAGCTCATGA